DNA sequence from the Hemitrygon akajei chromosome 8, sHemAka1.3, whole genome shotgun sequence genome:
CTGACCCCGACCCTGCCAAAAACCTGTCCTCTGACTCCCTGACCTCTGCCTCCCCTCCCTCCAACCCCTTGCCCTTCAAACATTTGGCCTCTTACCCCCTGACTTCCAGCTCCTTCCCCTTATACCATGTCAGTGCTGATAACTCCAACCCAGGATCATtgtctgtgtgtggggaggggaaccaCTCTCCCCCGGTGGTCTGGACCCCTCAGTTTCAGGGTCTAGGTCAGGGGAGGGAGCTGGGATCCGAGCAGCAGCTTACAGCCTGTCCAGAATGGTCCAGGAATCTCAGAGATCAAGGGGGAGTCGAAGACTCAGTGGGAAGTCATAGTGGTGAGGCGAGCCCTCCTCAGGCAGAGAAACACAGAGCAGCGCAGGTTGGGGAATGCGGTACGATGGAAGCTGGGGATTGCAGAACAGTGCAGGGTGAGGACTGTGGAACAGCACAGGCAGAGGAACGCAGAGCAGCACGAGCTGGGAAACCAGAAACAGCGCAGGCCGGGGAATGCGGAGCAGCGCAGACCGGGGAATGCGAAGCAGCGCAGAGAGAGAGTTGTGCAGCGCAGGCCAGGGAATGCGAAGCAGCGCAGACAGAGAGTTGTGCAGCGCAGGCCAGGGAATGCGGAGCAGCGCAGACAGAGAGTTGTGCAGCGGAGGTCGGGGAATGCGGAGCAGCGCAGACAGAGAGTTATGCAGCACAGGCCGGGGAATGCGAAGCAGCGCAGACAGAGAGTTATGCAGCACAGGCCGGGGAATGCGAAGCAGCGCAGACAGAGAGTTGCAGTGCAGCGCAGGCTGGGGAATGCGGAGCAGCGCAGACAGAGAGTTGCAGTGCAGCGCAGGCCGGGGAGTTTGAAACAGCATTTGCCAGGGAATGCGGGGCAGCACTGGCAGATGGAAGTAGTACAGTGCAGTACCGGGATCGTGGAACAGTGGCAACCAGAGACTGTGGATCACTGCAGACTGTGGAatgcagaacagtacaggccagcAAGTTGTTCGGCATCAATGAGACCAGCACTGACGGGGAGCGGTCAAGCACTGGGCGCTCGAAGCATGCAGAGTGTGACCATGGGGCGTGTCCGCACACGGAGAGTTCGGCAATGGGAGCAGCATCACCGGAACCTGGCTCCCAGCCCCCGGAACACAGCTACTCACAGGTgaggcttttatgctgtggcacTGCTTCCtgcatggtagcagctggaatagattgtggttgggatggcttgggtgtCTAATGATCCTACTTCCCtaccttgtaaatgtcctgaatcatgggaagttcacaattacagatgcactgggctgtccgcatcatctctgcagagtcctgcgagtAGTGGAggtataggaggagaattaggccatttggcccattgtgtctgctccgccatttcatcatggccaatctATTTTtcttctcagtcccaatctcctgtcttctgtctgtgttccttcatgccctgaccaatcaagaatctatcaatctctgccttaaatatacataaagacttggcctccacagttgcctgtggcaaagaattccacagattcatcaccctctggctaaagaaattcctcctcatctccattctaaaagaacacccctctggtcttagactgtcccacaggaaacaacttctccacatccactccgtcaaGATAgacttcaatgaggtcacccctcactcttctgaattctagtgaatacaggaccagagtcatcaaacactcttcatatgacaaactgtTCAATCCTAGGATCCTTTttttgaacttcctttgaaccctctctagtttcaacacattctttctaaggggtccaaacttgcttacagcacaccaaatgaggcctcaacagtgctttgTAGAGttccaacattacatccttgcttttgtgttctagtcctcttgaaatgaatgtgaacactgcatttgccttcctcaccacagacttaacttgtaagttaacctttagggaatcttgcacaaagactcccaagtccctttgcgactcagtgttttgtattttctctccatttagaaaatagtctaccctttcatttcttctgccaaagtgaatgaccatacacttcccaacactgtattacatctgcaatttttttgcccattctacagtccttctgtagcctctctacttcgtcaaaactacctgcccttccatctatcttcatttcatctgcaaactttgcaaaaaaacCATCAActccattgacatataacgtaaaaagaatcggtcccaacacagaccactgtgaaacactactagttaccggcagctggccagaaaaggctccctttattcccactctttgcctcctaccaatcagccattgctttatccatgctagaatctttgctGTAagaccatgggctcgtagcttgttaggcagactcgtgtggcaccttttcaaaggcctgaaaatccaaatacacatcaaCCGATTTcttttctctatcctgcttgttatttcttttgtcaagcaagattttccctcgaggaaaccatgctgattacctgttttatcatgtgcttccaaaaaCCCTGagtcctcatccttaacaatcgactccatcatcttcccaatcactaagcttagactaactggcctatagtttcctttcttctgtctctctcccttcttgaagagtggagtgacatttgtaattttccagtcttccagaaccatttcagaatctagtgatccttgaaagatcattactaatgcctccacaatctcttcagctacctctttcagaatcctggggtgtacaccatctggtccaggtgacttatctactttcagacctttcagtgtcCTACGATCCTTCTGTCTAGTTAatgtaatttcacacacttcatgctccCTGACATCTGAATTTCcatcatactgctggtgtcttccacagtaaaggttGATGCAAAATGTTTATTCAGTTTGTCCTCCATTTTATtgtttcccattactacctcttcagcattgttttccagtggtccaatatccattctcactactcttttacactttatgtatctgaagaaacttctggtatcctctttaatactattggctagcttactttcgtattctatctttacctttgtaatgactcttttagttgccttctgttgctttttaaaaatttcctaataccctaatttcccactaaattttgctctattatatgcccactctttggcttttatgttggctttgactttccttgttagccatggttgtgtcatcttgcagTTAGAATacctttctctttgggatgtatatatcctgtgccttctgaattgcttccagaaatttccagccattgctgctctgcagtCATCGCTACCAGTGTTTTTTTTCAATTGGTTCCAGCCAGTTGCTCTCTCAAGCCTCTAtaactccctttactccactgtaatactgatacatctgactttagcttctcttttcaaaattcagggtgaatttaatcatattatgatcacatgcACCTAAGCgttcttaagctctctaatcaattctgcttcactgcacaacacccatgatgcaccatcaataactctcggagacgggaggcgaacgataggcttttattaactgcaagagaccacgattagcagcaagagaccaccacacaacatcctggagactgaggggggagcagtgcctccaatcgcctttatacaggggtctgtgggaggagccacaggagcagtcagcagaggggcgtgtccagacaggtatatgtagttcaccacaacccaatccagaatagttgatcgtctagtgggctcaaccacaagctgctctaaaaagccatttcttaGACACTCTGGAAattcccctcctggaatccagcaccaacctgattttcctaatctacctgtatattgaaatcccccatgacttttgtaacattgcccttttggcgtgcatcctgttgtaacttgtagaccacatccttactactttttgggggtctgtatacaactcccatcagggtccttttaccccttacagttccttagctctatccacaatgattcaacaccttcccaccctatgccacctctttcaaatgacttgatttcattttttaccaacaaaacAGGCTACAccacctccaccccaccccccgtcttcctgcctgtcctttcaatacaatgtgtatccttggacattaagttcccagctataatcctctttcagccatgattcagtgatgcctacgacatcatacctgccaatctgcaactgtgctgcaagttcatctaccttattctgtacactgtatgcattcagatacaacaccttcaggcCTGTGTTCTTCCTTTACAATTTTGCCACACTATGTTCAACCTTCTGATCTCAAACTTGTCTgcggtcttaccaacatctgccttcacAACATCTCCACTAAATGTCCTGGCATTCTGGTACCCTTCCccatgcaactctagtttaaaccccaccatgcagcattaacaaactttcccactgggatattagtccccctccagttcgggTGTAAATAGtcacttctgtacaggtcccaccttccctgaaagagagcccaatgatccaaaaatccttTGCTCTTCCTCCcacaccaattccttagccacatattaaacggtataatcttcctagttcttaCTTCACTAGCTTGTGGCATGGGTACCAATCCCGAGATcataaccctggaggtcctgccctttaacttagcacctaactccctgaactcactatgcagaaccttgtcactcatcctacccacgtcattggtacatacatggaccatgacctctggttgttcatcctcccacttaagaatgctgaggacttgtgAAACCCCCTGGTTTTCTTGTCTGTGTAAGTCTGGGGAAGACACTCTCTGGTCCCATCAAACTCATGAGATTGAGACAGCTGTCCCACCCCAAACCACAGTTTGTGTGGGTGCtctgtaatttgctaccctgttacaaattagtgccacgaaataatggacagtacactgcataaaactaatagaattatatttatgaatcttaacttaaggtaaagaaaaccaaaagaaaagggcccattttaattaaacagtcaaatgtgcacaagttggagctcatcttgaacttctctgtcactcacgagCTGGGCCCTCagtcaacgtgaaagcacactCCACCTTCTGAACGATCCATCTtgacaaacgggtctcccactggGTTGTACCCTACGACTGGTTCTCCCCAGcgccttctctcttcatctcctgccaaACAAAAGACCCAAGCTCAAcattagtgtccctcaccagagaaacctcccttcAGCTttaccatcctaattggatggcatacatttctcctcatctcttatcttcaacaataacccaaacaagtTGAAAATAAAACAGGCTCTCTTTCAGAACTGctgaatgaaatacatacagcatgaCAGTacaaatatgaaccagggcattacacttgattcgagatatcctggaccctggtaCCCAGGACACACCAtaacatccaggaatctcattctcatccacagaccCATCTGTCTGTTGCCCTAActacaaatcccctatcaccacagcatgcctcttctctcttcccttctgagtcacagtggCAGACTGATGTACTGACTAACCACagggtacagtccctgatgtacCAACTCTCCCCAGGTATAGTCTCTGAAATACCGCCTCCCGCCAGGGTCTGGTCAAGTTGTGCAAGGCCTAGAACTAGCATTTTAAACAGTGTTTATCCACATCAGTTTAGAGATGCTAAGGTGCATGGATCTGAGGCGTGCTATGGTTACAGGTGGATTGTGGAGGACATGGTGgaaatggagggaaggagcagcAGGTGAAGGAGCTAGAGGAGACGGTCTTCGAGTTGAGGGACCAGTTGGAACAACATCAGGCTGTGCGCCTGCACAACGAGAGGATCATCGAGCAGCTGGAGTGTAAGTTCCAACACCCACTGGGGCCCACACCCTCCACCTCAAACCCTACCCAGCCATCATCACTGAAATCTCAACACCCACTGGGGCCCACACCCTCCACCTCAAACCCTACCTAGCCATCATCACTGAAATCTCAACACCCACTGGGGCC
Encoded proteins:
- the LOC140731551 gene encoding uncharacterized protein, with the protein product MLAMKKTVGVMTKAGVRGSQAPPSVLQPPQAGRSLRRPTQHNEVKSRSFAEVTPKSKAQTKSLQMTATSITTKARSPGTLSSGRAIAPIRREMPKEPISQGQTHRVGPGPRDQWLQGPKSLRPPEVARSRLKVCPAHPTLERGGVRSRRKTSSFSQGPPTLDPSTSNSCPAIDLPSDPSNSNPPTSNSCTAEDLPCDLLTSNPLPTDPDPAKNLSSDSLTSASPPSNPLPFKHLASYPLTSSSFPLYHVSADNSNPGSLSVCGEGNHSPPVVWTPQFQGLGQGRELGSEQQLTACPEWSRNLRDQGGVEDSVGSHSGEASPPQAEKHRAAQVGECGTMEAGDCRTVQGEDCGTAQAEERRAARAGKPETAQAGECGAAQTGECEAAQRESCAAQARECEAAQTESCAAQARECGAAQTESCAAEVGECGAAQTESYAAQAGECEAAQTESYAAQAGECEAAQTESCSAAQAGECGAAQTESCSAAQAGEFETAFARECGAALADGSSTVQYRDRGTVATRDCGSLQTVECRTVQASKLFGINETSTDGERSSTGRSKHAECDHGACPHTESSAMGAASPEPGSQPPEHSYSQVDCGGHGGNGGKEQQVKELEETVFELRDQLEQHQAVRLHNERIIEQLECKVKSLERQNLELEKQLKMSNRKMKEEEEEWRYFQADLQTAVVVANDMKCEAQEEMRELRKELQEERRKIRQLHRELAAVRALRSNPSLQ